One stretch of Hymenobacter chitinivorans DSM 11115 DNA includes these proteins:
- the rpsT gene encoding 30S ribosomal protein S20: protein MANHKSALKRIRSNEAKRVLNRYQAKSTRTAVKKLRATTDATEAQELLKKVSSMLDRLAKKNIIHKNKAANNKSKLAKFVKSLAA from the coding sequence ATGGCAAATCATAAGTCGGCCCTCAAGCGCATCCGTTCCAACGAAGCGAAGCGCGTGTTGAACCGTTATCAGGCTAAATCGACCCGCACCGCTGTTAAGAAGCTGCGCGCCACCACCGATGCTACCGAAGCACAAGAGCTGCTGAAGAAAGTGTCGTCGATGCTGGATCGTCTGGCCAAGAAGAACATCATTCACAAGAACAAAGCCGCCAACAACAAGTCGAAGCTGGCTAAGTTCGTGAAGTCGCTGGCTGCCTAA